A region of Maribacter algicola DNA encodes the following proteins:
- a CDS encoding acetyltransferase, producing MQKKYDEMQNIIIFGASGHGSVVLDCIEKEGKYKVIGFIDSFKKKGAIINGYPILGTEFDLPFLIDKYNIRGGIVAIGDNWIRSSMVDRINKISPNFSYVSVVHPSAEVGKGAQYGVGTVIMPGVIVNANSVIGNFCLLNTNSSLGHDGFMQDFSSLAPKTCTGGNLILGKYSALCLGANVIDSITIGEHTVVGAGSLVVGNLESNILAFGSPAKKIKVRNIGEPYMSGRKNKLDVIPLYKWEQ from the coding sequence ATGCAAAAAAAATACGATGAAATGCAGAATATAATCATTTTTGGTGCTTCAGGCCACGGTAGTGTTGTACTGGATTGTATAGAGAAGGAAGGGAAGTACAAGGTGATAGGATTCATCGATTCTTTCAAAAAGAAAGGTGCCATAATTAATGGTTACCCAATTTTAGGTACCGAATTTGACTTACCATTTCTAATAGATAAATATAATATTCGTGGGGGTATTGTTGCTATTGGAGACAATTGGATTCGTAGTTCTATGGTAGACCGTATCAATAAGATTTCACCTAATTTTTCTTACGTCTCCGTTGTTCATCCAAGTGCTGAGGTTGGCAAGGGAGCGCAATATGGTGTTGGGACAGTTATAATGCCTGGTGTTATTGTAAATGCAAATTCCGTAATAGGTAATTTTTGCCTTTTAAACACCAATAGTTCGTTAGGGCATGATGGGTTTATGCAAGATTTTTCCAGTTTAGCTCCAAAGACGTGCACTGGTGGTAATCTCATTTTGGGTAAGTATTCCGCCTTGTGTTTGGGAGCCAACGTTATTGATTCCATCACCATTGGCGAACATACCGTTGTAGGGGCAGGTTCTTTGGTAGTGGGTAATTTGGAAAGTAACATTCTCGCTTTTGGTTCTCCGGCCAAGAAAATTAAGGTAAGGAATATCGGCGAACCATATATGTCCGGTAGGAAAAACAAATTGGACGTCATTCCTCTTTACAAGTGGGAACAATAA
- the alaS gene encoding alanine--tRNA ligase — protein MNSKEIRKQFLAFFEGKKHKVVPSAPMVIKDDPTLLFTNAGMNQFKEFFLGINQPKNTRVVDTQKCLRVSGKHNDLEEVGKDTYHHTMFEMLGNWSFGDYFKEEAITWAWELLTEVFKIDKDSLYVSVFEGSDDADTLEKDTEAYAIWNKIVPADRIIMGNKKDNFWEMGDQGPCGPCSEIHVDLRSDADKKKVSGASLVNKDHPLVVEIWNLVFMQYNRKADGSLEPLPAKHVDTGMGFERLCMALQGVKSNYDTDVFTPLIREIEIITDAKYGKTEQTDIAIRVIADHIRAVAFSIADGQLPSNTGAGYVIRRILRRAVRYGFTFLETKEPFMYRLVNVLTQNMGEAFPELREQKQLIENVIKEEEHSFLKTLDQGLVLLDSIIERTKGNMVDGRKAFELYDTYGFPIDLTALILSEKGLSLDENGFNVAMQEQKNRSKMASETSKGDWEILYSDLEQEFVGYDRLEADVKIVKYRSVESKKQGLQYQLVFNLTPFYAEGGGQVGDKGYLESPDGDVVYIIDTKRENNEIIHFSKNLPKKLEGTFKAVVDSEQRRRTEANHSATHLLHQALREVLGTHVEQKGSAVHSKYLRFDFSHFSKMTKEELEAVESFVNSRISGQLPLEEHRNVPVKEALDNGAMALFGEKYGDAVRTIRFGKSIELCGGTHVKNTSDIWHFKIRSEGAVAAGIRRIEAITSDAVKDFYAESNKSLTDITEALGNPQDAVKAVKSLQDENSDLRKQIAALLKDKAKNLKGDLQNELQEKNGVRYLIKKLDLDAAGIKDLSFEMGQNQSDLFLLFATEQDGKALLSCYISKELVSNRNLNAGTIVRELGKFIQGGGGGQPFFATAGGKNPAGIPEALEKAVEYL, from the coding sequence ATGAATTCCAAGGAAATACGAAAGCAGTTCTTAGCATTTTTTGAAGGTAAAAAACATAAAGTTGTACCCTCCGCCCCCATGGTCATAAAAGATGACCCCACCTTGCTTTTTACCAATGCGGGAATGAACCAATTTAAAGAGTTTTTCCTGGGTATCAACCAACCCAAAAATACCAGGGTGGTAGATACGCAAAAATGTCTTCGTGTGAGTGGAAAACACAATGATTTGGAAGAGGTGGGGAAAGATACTTATCACCATACCATGTTCGAGATGCTGGGTAATTGGAGCTTTGGGGATTACTTTAAGGAAGAGGCCATCACCTGGGCATGGGAATTATTGACCGAAGTATTCAAAATAGACAAGGACAGTCTATACGTTTCCGTTTTTGAGGGAAGCGATGATGCGGATACCTTGGAAAAGGATACCGAAGCTTATGCCATATGGAACAAAATAGTTCCTGCGGATCGAATTATCATGGGCAACAAAAAGGACAATTTCTGGGAAATGGGCGATCAAGGACCCTGCGGACCTTGTTCCGAAATCCATGTGGATTTGCGTTCCGATGCCGATAAAAAGAAAGTTTCAGGGGCAAGTCTGGTGAATAAGGATCATCCGTTGGTGGTTGAAATCTGGAATTTGGTATTTATGCAGTATAACCGAAAGGCAGACGGTTCCTTGGAACCCCTACCGGCCAAGCATGTGGACACGGGAATGGGTTTTGAGCGTCTTTGTATGGCCTTGCAAGGTGTAAAATCCAATTACGATACGGATGTATTTACACCATTGATCAGGGAAATAGAAATAATTACGGATGCAAAATATGGGAAAACCGAACAAACGGATATTGCCATACGTGTCATCGCGGACCACATACGTGCGGTCGCTTTTTCCATTGCAGACGGTCAATTGCCTAGCAATACGGGGGCCGGCTATGTCATCAGAAGAATATTACGCCGTGCGGTTCGGTATGGGTTTACCTTTTTAGAAACCAAAGAGCCTTTTATGTACCGCTTGGTAAATGTGCTTACCCAAAATATGGGAGAGGCCTTTCCGGAGCTAAGGGAGCAAAAGCAACTCATTGAAAATGTCATCAAGGAGGAGGAACACAGCTTTTTAAAAACCTTGGACCAAGGATTGGTCCTGCTGGATTCCATCATTGAAAGAACAAAAGGGAATATGGTGGATGGAAGAAAGGCCTTTGAACTCTATGATACCTACGGATTTCCTATAGATCTCACCGCATTGATATTAAGCGAGAAAGGACTTTCCTTGGACGAGAATGGTTTTAATGTTGCCATGCAGGAACAAAAAAATCGTTCCAAAATGGCTTCGGAAACTTCCAAGGGAGATTGGGAAATTTTGTATTCCGATTTAGAACAGGAGTTTGTGGGATATGACCGATTGGAGGCCGATGTAAAAATAGTAAAGTATAGAAGCGTCGAGTCCAAAAAGCAAGGGTTGCAATATCAACTGGTTTTTAACCTGACGCCATTCTATGCAGAAGGTGGTGGACAAGTAGGTGACAAGGGTTATTTGGAATCCCCCGATGGTGATGTGGTCTACATCATCGACACCAAAAGGGAAAATAACGAGATCATTCATTTTTCGAAAAACCTGCCTAAAAAATTGGAAGGTACCTTTAAGGCTGTTGTGGATAGTGAACAACGCCGAAGAACCGAGGCAAACCACTCGGCTACCCATTTACTGCATCAGGCGCTGAGAGAGGTTTTGGGAACCCATGTGGAGCAAAAGGGATCTGCGGTGCATTCCAAATATCTACGTTTCGATTTTTCCCATTTTTCAAAAATGACAAAAGAGGAACTGGAAGCCGTGGAATCCTTTGTGAATTCCCGTATTTCAGGACAATTACCCTTGGAGGAGCATCGCAATGTACCTGTGAAGGAAGCTTTGGATAATGGGGCAATGGCCCTTTTTGGTGAAAAATATGGGGATGCTGTAAGGACTATCCGGTTTGGAAAATCCATTGAATTATGCGGCGGGACCCACGTAAAGAACACCTCGGATATTTGGCATTTTAAAATCAGGTCGGAGGGAGCCGTGGCGGCCGGGATTCGTAGAATAGAGGCAATTACCAGTGATGCCGTAAAAGACTTTTATGCCGAGAGCAATAAATCATTGACCGATATTACCGAAGCGCTGGGAAATCCGCAAGATGCCGTGAAAGCTGTAAAGAGTCTGCAAGATGAAAATTCAGATTTAAGAAAACAGATTGCCGCGCTTTTAAAGGACAAGGCAAAAAACCTAAAAGGTGATTTGCAGAACGAATTACAGGAGAAAAACGGGGTACGATATCTAATCAAGAAACTCGATTTGGATGCCGCTGGCATCAAGGACCTCAGTTTTGAAATGGGACAAAACCAATCCGACCTCTTTTTACTTTTTGCCACCGAACAGGATGGAAAGGCACTGCTTTCCTGTTATATTTCCAAAGAATTGGTATCGAACAGAAATCTGAATGCAGGTACTATTGTTCGGGAATTGGGCAAGTTCATCCAGGGAGGCGGTGGCGGTCAACCTTTCTTTGCCACGGCTGGAGGGAAAAATCCCGCTGGAATACCGGAGGCTTTGGAGAAGGCTGTGGAGTATTTATAA
- a CDS encoding TPM domain-containing protein — protein MSRVEDFLTQAEEQEIVEAILEAERNTSGEIRVHIEAHTRENHYDRAREIFHLLKMDNTRESNGVLIYVAVHDRKFVICGDKGINDVVPKGFWDSTKHIIETHFKKGHFKEGLVAGILEAGRELKVHFPWHANDTNELSNEVSKG, from the coding sequence ATGTCCAGAGTAGAGGATTTTTTGACCCAGGCCGAAGAACAAGAAATTGTTGAGGCCATTCTGGAAGCGGAAAGAAATACTTCCGGGGAAATCCGTGTACACATAGAAGCACATACACGGGAAAACCATTATGACCGTGCCAGGGAAATTTTCCATTTACTAAAGATGGACAATACCAGGGAAAGCAACGGGGTTTTAATTTACGTTGCCGTACACGATAGGAAATTTGTCATCTGTGGGGACAAAGGCATCAACGATGTTGTTCCCAAAGGCTTTTGGGACTCTACCAAGCACATCATTGAAACACACTTTAAAAAAGGGCATTTTAAAGAAGGGTTGGTAGCCGGAATCCTGGAGGCCGGAAGAGAACTCAAGGTACATTTTCCATGGCATGCCAATGACACAAACGAACTGAGCAATGAGGTTTCAAAAGGATAA
- a CDS encoding TPM domain-containing protein codes for MRFQKDNPLPASPKERRILKGLNRLILTDSRKILSVLFIFLITHLGWGQFEIPPKPSLQTSVYDYVNLLPEGRKKALEQKLIRYSDSTSTQIVMAIIASTEGENINYLGAQWGQKWGIGQSGKDNGILVILARDDRKIAINTGYGVESSLTDAMSRRIIQNVIIPEFKKGDYYSGLNLGADAIFDVLTGEFKEERSFNENNGPPFSAFLPFIIFLVILFILWNRKGGNNGRGSRRRGLSPWDVIILSNMGRSGSSGGGFGGGSFGGGGFSGGFGGGGFGGGGASGGW; via the coding sequence ATGAGGTTTCAAAAGGATAATCCCCTCCCGGCCTCCCCAAAGGAGAGGAGAATATTGAAGGGCCTCAATCGCCTAATCCTTACGGATTCGAGAAAAATTTTATCCGTCCTTTTTATATTCCTTATTACCCATTTAGGCTGGGGGCAATTTGAGATTCCGCCGAAACCTTCCTTGCAAACGAGTGTTTATGATTATGTGAACCTGTTGCCCGAAGGCCGGAAAAAGGCATTGGAGCAGAAACTGATACGGTATTCAGACAGTACGTCCACACAAATCGTGATGGCCATAATTGCCAGTACAGAGGGCGAAAACATTAATTACTTAGGTGCACAATGGGGCCAAAAATGGGGTATTGGACAAAGTGGAAAGGACAACGGAATTTTGGTTATACTAGCCCGTGACGATCGAAAAATTGCGATAAATACGGGTTATGGTGTGGAAAGTTCCTTAACGGATGCCATGTCTCGAAGAATTATTCAAAATGTCATCATTCCTGAGTTTAAAAAAGGGGATTATTATAGTGGTCTTAATCTTGGAGCGGATGCTATTTTCGATGTTCTTACAGGTGAATTCAAGGAAGAAAGGAGTTTCAACGAAAACAACGGTCCACCTTTCTCCGCTTTTTTACCCTTTATAATTTTCCTTGTGATTCTATTTATTTTATGGAACCGTAAAGGAGGAAACAATGGACGAGGAAGTAGAAGGCGTGGGCTTAGTCCTTGGGACGTAATCATATTGAGCAATATGGGTAGAAGTGGCTCATCGGGCGGTGGATTTGGAGGAGGCAGTTTTGGAGGAGGTGGCTTCAGTGGAGGCTTCGGAGGTGGTGGCTTCGGTGGTGGCGGTGCTTCTGGAGGTTGGTGA
- the der gene encoding ribosome biogenesis GTPase Der, with protein sequence MGAIVAIVGRPNVGKSTFFNRLIQRREAIVDASSGVTRDRHYGKSDWNGKEFSLIDTGGYVLGSDDIFEQEIDKQVELAIEEADAIIFMVDVETGVTGMDEDVAKLLRRVNKPVFLAVNKVDNAMREEDAVEFYSLGLGDYYTLSSINGSGTGELLDALVEKLPEGEKEESELPRFAVVGRPNAGKSSFINALIGEERYIVTDIAGTTRDSIDTTYNRFGFEFNLVDTAGIRRKSKVKEDLEFYSVMRSVRAIENCDVCLLLLDATRGFDGQVENIFWLAARNNKGIVILVNKWDLVADKETNTIKQYTQKIKKAIEPFTDVPILFISVLTKQRIFKAIETAVEVYQNRSKKIKTREFNDVMLPLIENYPPPAYKGKYVKIKFCTQLPTPYPQFAFFCNLPQYVRDPYKRYLENKIREEFDFTGVPIKVFMRKK encoded by the coding sequence ATGGGTGCTATTGTTGCTATTGTGGGAAGGCCAAATGTGGGTAAATCGACTTTTTTCAATCGGTTGATCCAACGAAGGGAGGCAATTGTAGACGCTTCGAGCGGGGTTACGCGTGACCGCCACTATGGGAAAAGCGATTGGAACGGAAAGGAATTCTCACTCATAGATACCGGAGGATATGTTTTGGGCAGTGATGATATCTTTGAACAGGAGATAGATAAGCAGGTAGAACTTGCCATAGAGGAAGCAGATGCCATTATTTTTATGGTGGATGTGGAAACTGGTGTAACAGGTATGGATGAAGATGTCGCCAAACTTCTTAGGCGTGTCAATAAACCGGTTTTTTTGGCGGTGAACAAGGTGGATAATGCCATGAGAGAAGAGGATGCGGTTGAATTCTACTCGCTTGGCCTGGGGGATTATTATACTTTATCAAGCATTAATGGTAGTGGTACCGGCGAACTGTTGGACGCATTGGTAGAGAAATTACCGGAAGGCGAAAAGGAGGAAAGTGAACTTCCCAGATTTGCCGTTGTCGGAAGGCCCAATGCCGGTAAATCCTCTTTCATAAATGCATTGATAGGTGAGGAGCGGTATATAGTTACCGATATTGCTGGCACTACACGGGATAGTATCGATACAACCTATAACCGATTCGGGTTCGAATTTAATTTGGTGGATACGGCAGGAATTCGAAGGAAATCCAAGGTTAAGGAAGATTTGGAGTTTTATTCTGTAATGCGCTCCGTAAGGGCCATAGAGAATTGTGATGTTTGCTTATTATTGTTGGATGCCACCCGTGGCTTTGACGGCCAGGTTGAAAATATTTTTTGGTTGGCGGCCAGGAACAATAAGGGTATTGTAATTCTGGTAAACAAATGGGATTTGGTAGCCGATAAAGAGACCAATACCATTAAGCAATACACCCAAAAAATAAAGAAGGCCATTGAACCTTTTACCGATGTGCCCATTCTTTTTATATCTGTACTAACAAAACAACGCATATTCAAAGCCATTGAAACGGCCGTGGAGGTGTATCAGAATAGAAGTAAAAAAATTAAGACCCGTGAGTTTAACGATGTCATGCTACCTTTAATTGAAAATTACCCGCCTCCTGCTTACAAAGGCAAATACGTGAAAATCAAGTTTTGTACCCAACTGCCTACACCATATCCTCAATTTGCCTTTTTCTGCAACCTGCCCCAGTATGTCAGGGATCCTTATAAAAGATATCTCGAAAATAAAATCAGGGAAGAATTTGATTTTACGGGCGTGCCTATTAAGGTTTTTATGCGAAAGAAATAA
- a CDS encoding MerR family transcriptional regulator: protein MQVELPEKRYYGIGEVARAFGVNTSLIRFWEKEFDVLQPKKNAKGNRKFTPQDIKNLQLIYHLVKERGFTLDGAKIHLKEEKQKTLSNFEIIQKLERVKAELIKIKEQL from the coding sequence ATGCAAGTAGAACTTCCTGAAAAAAGATATTATGGGATTGGCGAAGTGGCCCGCGCCTTTGGGGTCAACACCTCCCTTATTCGGTTTTGGGAAAAGGAATTTGACGTGCTACAGCCCAAAAAAAATGCCAAGGGAAACAGGAAATTCACTCCACAGGACATCAAAAACCTGCAATTGATCTACCATTTGGTAAAAGAACGGGGGTTCACATTGGATGGGGCCAAAATCCACTTGAAGGAAGAAAAACAAAAGACCCTGTCCAATTTTGAAATCATTCAAAAATTGGAGCGCGTAAAGGCAGAGCTTATCAAAATAAAGGAACAGCTCTAA
- a CDS encoding M23 family metallopeptidase yields the protein MSKVKYYYDPDTLSYRKIEPEKSKRYRNIAFFFLGSLLFGLLGLVLLLNTNIINTPRELSLQREVKNYELQFELLNKKMEQIEDVLANIEDRDNNIYRLYFEANPIPEEQRRAGFGGINRYKSLEGFNNSEMVIATTQRLDIIKKQMAIQSKSLDEITKLAEEKEKLLMSIPAIQPINNEDLTRMASGYGWRSDPFTKARKMHYGMDFTAPKGTPIYASGNGEVTRADNNSSGYGKHIRIDHGYGYISLYGHLSQYNVKVGQKVKRGDLIGFVGSTGRSEAPHLHYEVWKDGDRINPINFYYGSLSPEEFENMLKYANQENQSLD from the coding sequence ATGTCTAAAGTAAAGTACTATTACGATCCGGATACGCTTTCCTATCGAAAAATCGAGCCCGAAAAATCCAAGCGATACAGAAATATCGCCTTTTTCTTTTTGGGGTCTTTACTTTTTGGCCTGCTCGGATTGGTTTTGCTTTTGAATACGAATATCATCAATACACCCCGTGAACTTTCCTTACAAAGGGAGGTGAAAAACTACGAACTTCAATTTGAGCTCCTGAACAAAAAAATGGAACAGATTGAGGATGTTCTGGCCAATATTGAGGATAGAGACAATAATATATACCGTTTGTATTTTGAAGCCAATCCAATTCCAGAGGAGCAACGACGCGCAGGTTTTGGAGGTATTAACCGCTATAAATCCTTGGAAGGCTTCAATAATTCCGAAATGGTAATAGCTACCACGCAGCGATTGGACATTATTAAAAAACAAATGGCCATCCAGTCCAAATCCTTGGACGAGATTACCAAATTGGCGGAAGAAAAGGAAAAATTATTGATGTCCATACCTGCCATACAGCCCATTAACAATGAGGATCTTACCCGTATGGCATCCGGTTACGGATGGCGCTCAGATCCCTTTACCAAGGCCCGAAAAATGCATTACGGTATGGATTTTACCGCACCTAAGGGAACGCCCATTTATGCATCCGGGAACGGAGAAGTTACAAGGGCTGACAATAATTCATCCGGATATGGAAAACATATACGTATCGATCATGGCTATGGATACATAAGTCTTTATGGACATTTAAGTCAGTATAATGTTAAGGTGGGACAAAAGGTAAAAAGAGGGGACCTAATTGGTTTCGTTGGTAGTACTGGCCGTTCAGAAGCACCTCACCTTCATTACGAGGTTTGGAAGGACGGTGACCGTATCAACCCTATTAATTTCTACTACGGAAGTTTATCTCCAGAGGAATTTGAGAACATGTTGAAATACGCCAACCAAGAAAACCAATCCCTGGATTAA
- a CDS encoding LemA family protein: MKKGIIALIVLGVLALGIYQWAVGFNNTAIALKETSTKTWANVESAYQRRNDLIGNLVKTVQGAADFERGTLTDVIEARAKATSVNIDPTNITPEQLANFNQAQSGLSSALSRLLVTVERYPDLKANQNFLELQSQLEGTENRINVARDRFNATVEPYNLHIKKFPNSILAGFFNFDELAYFKSEAGSEQAPDVNFEFD; the protein is encoded by the coding sequence ATGAAAAAAGGAATAATTGCTTTAATAGTACTGGGCGTACTCGCTCTTGGGATTTATCAATGGGCCGTAGGTTTTAACAACACGGCCATTGCCCTAAAGGAAACTTCCACAAAAACGTGGGCGAATGTAGAAAGCGCCTACCAAAGAAGAAACGACCTCATAGGAAATTTGGTGAAAACCGTACAAGGCGCGGCAGACTTTGAACGCGGCACCTTAACTGATGTTATTGAGGCAAGGGCGAAAGCAACCTCGGTAAATATCGACCCAACAAATATCACTCCTGAACAATTGGCGAATTTCAACCAAGCACAGAGTGGCCTTAGTAGTGCCTTAAGCCGATTGTTGGTTACCGTAGAACGGTATCCAGATTTAAAAGCGAACCAAAACTTTTTGGAACTACAATCCCAATTGGAAGGAACGGAAAATAGGATCAACGTAGCGAGAGACCGTTTCAATGCGACCGTAGAACCTTACAATCTTCATATCAAAAAATTTCCAAACTCTATTTTAGCAGGGTTCTTCAATTTTGATGAACTGGCCTATTTTAAATCCGAAGCAGGTTCGGAACAAGCTCCCGATGTAAATTTCGAATTTGATTGA